The proteins below are encoded in one region of Candidatus Cloacimonadota bacterium:
- a CDS encoding flippase-like domain-containing protein encodes MIKKKSYLIFKIIISILFLVFLFYIIKPQQILSAMRNADAVWIILALLLLPLNMFLQSLRWKVLVTLSKEKVSNKEILSSILYSFSYSIFTPARLGEIGRAFHITNSKKDEMVVLAFYEKFFAFCALMLFGLISLSFHESFYYLIAVVAVIVLMFSSKYLAQHLPYFKRYTSILSGVHTSKILLISLLFVFVYIFQFYLILNAFRPVNIFGAFFFISIVMLVNAIPITFSGLGLRELASVYFFKQIFVNPGQAASASLILFTINILLPTFTGFILHLLPSHTTASQQEEE; translated from the coding sequence ATGATTAAAAAAAAATCGTACCTCATTTTTAAGATCATCATCAGTATTCTGTTCCTGGTATTTCTTTTCTATATCATCAAACCTCAACAGATACTTTCTGCAATGAGAAATGCCGATGCCGTCTGGATCATCCTTGCTTTACTCCTGCTTCCACTCAATATGTTTCTGCAATCACTGCGCTGGAAAGTACTCGTAACGCTGAGCAAAGAAAAGGTATCCAATAAAGAGATTCTTTCCTCGATCCTTTACAGTTTTTCATATAGTATCTTTACACCGGCACGTCTGGGTGAGATCGGAAGAGCATTTCATATTACGAATTCTAAAAAAGACGAAATGGTCGTTCTCGCATTTTATGAAAAATTCTTTGCGTTCTGCGCCCTTATGTTGTTCGGACTTATCTCATTAAGTTTTCACGAGAGCTTTTATTATCTCATCGCTGTTGTGGCAGTAATAGTCCTTATGTTCTCCTCAAAGTATCTCGCGCAACATTTGCCCTATTTCAAGAGATACACATCAATCTTAAGCGGAGTTCATACATCAAAAATATTACTCATATCACTCCTTTTCGTGTTCGTGTATATTTTCCAGTTTTATTTGATACTTAATGCATTTCGACCCGTGAACATTTTTGGTGCTTTTTTCTTCATCTCGATTGTCATGCTGGTCAATGCTATTCCCATCACCTTTAGCGGTCTGGGTCTGAGAGAATTAGCTTCTGTGTATTTCTTCAAACAAATATTTGTTAACCCAGGGCAGGCAGCAAGCGCATCTCTAATCCTTTTCACAATTAATATACTATTACCGACCTTTACCGGATTTATCCTCCATCTCTTGCCATCACATACGACTGCATCTCAACAAGAGGAAGAATGA
- a CDS encoding serine/threonine protein phosphatase: MREQDYRRLIAVGDIHGQFDMLQRLMEKIKPSKEDFFVFLGDYIDRGRKSKEVIDYLIKFQKKYDAVFLRGNHEDMLLDLLGLDDHAINGDYYYRNGGEFTARSYGNEDSTINDLKDLIPADHIEFMKNAKIFFETELFYFAHGGIMPGIPFEEQDRDVLLWIRYQFIFYPTGLKKIVVFGHSPQREVLLAEDKIGVDTGAGYYKKLSAIDVFSKEIYQVKYL, translated from the coding sequence ATGAGGGAACAGGATTACAGACGCCTTATTGCAGTAGGTGACATTCACGGTCAGTTTGACATGCTGCAAAGGTTGATGGAAAAGATCAAACCATCGAAAGAAGATTTTTTTGTCTTCCTTGGAGATTATATCGATCGCGGCAGGAAATCAAAAGAGGTTATCGATTATTTAATAAAATTTCAAAAAAAGTATGATGCAGTGTTTCTGCGCGGGAATCATGAAGATATGCTTCTCGATCTTCTAGGACTGGATGATCATGCGATCAATGGTGATTACTATTACAGAAATGGGGGGGAATTTACTGCTCGTTCATACGGGAATGAGGATTCAACGATCAATGACCTCAAAGATCTCATACCAGCCGATCATATTGAATTCATGAAAAATGCGAAGATATTTTTTGAAACCGAGCTATTCTATTTTGCCCACGGTGGGATCATGCCGGGAATACCTTTCGAAGAACAGGATCGGGATGTTCTATTGTGGATTCGATACCAGTTCATTTTTTATCCTACAGGATTGAAAAAGATCGTGGTTTTTGGGCATTCACCGCAAAGAGAGGTGCTCTTGGCTGAGGATAAAATTGGTGTAGATACCGGGGCGGGATATTACAAAAAATTGAGTGCGATCGATGTATTCTCAAAGGAGATTTACCAGGTAAAATATTTGTAG